The following are encoded in a window of Gramella sp. MT6 genomic DNA:
- a CDS encoding NADP-dependent oxidoreductase translates to MKALQIIKYGEIKDGLAIKEVKKPTIKSKDILVKVKAAALNPIDYKIVQGHLKDMVPLDLPCTIGFDVSGVVIEKGDEVEDFEVGDEIFSRVPQEQMGTVAEFVTIKSELVAKKPTNISFEKASGLPLTGLTAMQALENVGIKKDDRILIHAGSGGVGSLAIQYAKKKGAIVYTTTSTKNVDWVKALGADRVIDYTKEDYKEVAKNLDIVFDTIGDEHTFDAFKIIKDGGKVSTIVGPPDEETARQMGIKDYELPEKLAKLIEKKSAVYKLTWMQPNAEQLKEIKAMVENGDIKPIVDLIYSFEDAVDAYEYLAKGKARGKVIVSI, encoded by the coding sequence ATGAAAGCATTACAAATAATTAAATACGGAGAAATCAAAGATGGGCTTGCTATAAAAGAGGTGAAAAAACCAACCATAAAATCCAAGGATATTCTAGTGAAAGTAAAAGCAGCGGCTTTGAATCCCATAGATTATAAAATAGTGCAGGGTCATTTAAAAGATATGGTACCACTGGATCTACCATGCACTATAGGTTTTGATGTAAGTGGCGTAGTGATCGAAAAAGGTGATGAAGTTGAAGATTTTGAAGTTGGAGATGAGATCTTTTCCAGGGTCCCACAAGAACAAATGGGTACCGTAGCTGAATTCGTAACAATAAAAAGTGAGCTGGTTGCCAAGAAACCTACTAATATATCTTTCGAAAAAGCATCTGGCTTACCTCTAACAGGACTTACAGCTATGCAGGCACTGGAAAATGTTGGAATTAAAAAAGATGACAGAATTTTGATACATGCTGGCTCTGGGGGTGTAGGAAGTCTGGCTATCCAATATGCGAAAAAGAAAGGAGCTATTGTCTACACCACTACCAGTACCAAAAATGTAGATTGGGTCAAAGCCTTAGGAGCAGACCGTGTTATAGATTATACCAAGGAAGATTATAAAGAAGTTGCAAAAAACCTGGATATAGTCTTCGATACCATTGGTGATGAGCATACTTTTGATGCTTTTAAAATAATAAAAGATGGCGGAAAAGTATCTACCATAGTGGGTCCGCCAGATGAAGAAACAGCCAGGCAAATGGGTATTAAGGATTACGAATTGCCAGAGAAACTGGCCAAGCTCATTGAAAAAAAATCTGCCGTATATAAACTTACCTGGATGCAACCCAATGCAGAGCAGCTGAAGGAGATCAAAGCAATGGTTGAAAATGGAGATATTAAACCAATTGTAGATCTTATCTACTCGTTTGAAGATGCAGTTGATGCCTACGAATACCTGGCTAAAGGTAAAGCAAGAGGGAAAGTGATCGTATCTATCTAA
- a CDS encoding lactoylglutathione lyase family protein: protein MNSPRYPKSFSHIGITVPDIKKAVKFYKEVMGWYIIMQPSVVRKEKDTAIGQMCIDVFGEDWTRFEIAHMSTSDGIGIELFSFPNGKKEAPEFNPFNTGLFHFCVQDPDIEGLIEKIVSSGGKQRMPIREYYPNEKPYRMCYVEDPFGIVFEIYTHSYELTYSAGAYSD from the coding sequence ATGAATAGTCCAAGGTATCCTAAGTCTTTTTCCCATATAGGGATTACCGTCCCAGATATTAAAAAGGCAGTGAAGTTCTATAAAGAAGTAATGGGCTGGTATATTATCATGCAACCTTCCGTCGTGAGAAAAGAAAAAGATACCGCAATTGGCCAAATGTGTATCGATGTATTTGGTGAAGATTGGACCAGGTTTGAGATTGCTCATATGTCTACCTCAGATGGTATTGGAATTGAGCTTTTCTCTTTTCCGAATGGAAAAAAAGAGGCTCCAGAATTTAATCCATTTAATACAGGGTTATTCCACTTTTGCGTCCAGGACCCGGATATAGAAGGTCTAATTGAAAAGATAGTTTCGTCTGGCGGAAAACAGCGTATGCCAATTAGAGAGTATTACCCTAATGAAAAACCCTATCGAATGTGTTATGTAGAAGATCCTTTTGGCATCGTATTCGAAATTTATACCCATAGCTATGAGCTTACCTATTCCGCCGGGGCATATAGTGATTAA
- a CDS encoding glyoxalase superfamily protein, whose amino-acid sequence MSDSNNFSHSAAIFPVSDLSKSIEFYTNKLGFEKTFEWGEPMYYAVVKKGGVGIHLTKRSDGGRPSKYHRALYIFVNNIDDVYKHCKDEKIKIVNDIEDRDYKMKDFDIEDPDGFIITFGNGD is encoded by the coding sequence ATGTCAGATTCAAACAACTTCTCTCACTCGGCAGCAATTTTTCCGGTTAGTGATCTTTCCAAATCCATAGAATTCTATACCAATAAGCTGGGGTTTGAAAAAACCTTTGAATGGGGTGAACCTATGTATTATGCGGTTGTAAAAAAAGGTGGAGTCGGAATTCATCTTACTAAGCGGTCTGATGGTGGAAGACCTTCAAAATATCATCGTGCACTTTATATTTTTGTGAACAATATTGATGATGTCTATAAGCATTGCAAAGATGAAAAGATCAAAATCGTCAACGATATTGAAGACAGGGATTACAAAATGAAAGATTTTGATATTGAAGATCCGGACGGTTTTATAATAACCTTCGGAAATGGTGATTAA
- a CDS encoding adenylate/guanylate cyclase domain-containing protein, whose product MPAIRKPIITYTGIDQKVTYDDPDSTILDCSISNQIPHLHECGGNGRCSTCRIRVIQGSTNLTPRTLKEQQMAEFRRWDPSIRLACQCYVKGDVDIQRLVWTSSEVNKLQLETVPDGEAEERAIAILFCDIRNFTKMAFENNTFDIAHVLNRFYTIIGDPILLNNGVIYQYIGDEIVGLFGISGGTREKNCRDAARAALGMYYAIEHLNHMELVDFDLKIKTGIGINFGRAYIGHLGHPKHKQLAIVGDPINTASRIQSFNKEVNSRILISHSVYKSVPEDTFEIGEEFITRFAGHEHESQLYELKGFKKMDTQLELQKSLDYIFSNKERFAAKFYERVFEKAPQARDLFKKNMRDQGRLLTHMLGGIVYSMSRPEHLESGLAFLGKSHAKYGVTEEHYPVVLSSMIETIREELGEHSTPDLISAWEQVLVYVTDEMKKYTN is encoded by the coding sequence ATGCCAGCGATTAGAAAACCAATAATTACCTATACAGGCATCGACCAAAAGGTAACTTATGATGATCCCGATTCTACTATTCTGGATTGCTCCATAAGTAACCAGATTCCACATTTACATGAGTGTGGTGGAAACGGAAGATGTTCTACCTGCAGGATCAGGGTTATCCAGGGTTCTACAAATTTGACTCCGCGTACATTGAAAGAACAACAAATGGCCGAATTCAGGCGATGGGATCCCTCCATCAGGCTTGCCTGCCAGTGTTATGTGAAAGGAGATGTAGATATTCAAAGACTTGTATGGACAAGTTCAGAAGTTAATAAGCTTCAATTAGAAACAGTTCCCGATGGAGAGGCTGAAGAACGTGCGATCGCAATTCTATTTTGTGATATCAGGAATTTTACAAAAATGGCCTTTGAAAATAACACCTTCGATATTGCGCACGTCCTGAACAGGTTTTATACGATTATAGGAGATCCTATTCTATTGAACAATGGTGTGATTTATCAGTACATAGGGGATGAGATCGTGGGATTATTCGGAATTTCGGGAGGTACACGGGAGAAGAACTGTCGTGATGCTGCCAGGGCTGCTTTAGGGATGTATTATGCCATTGAGCATTTGAATCATATGGAACTTGTAGATTTTGATCTTAAGATTAAAACAGGTATCGGGATCAATTTTGGCCGAGCGTATATTGGTCATCTTGGGCATCCCAAGCATAAGCAGCTCGCGATTGTTGGTGATCCTATCAATACTGCGAGTAGAATTCAGTCATTTAATAAAGAGGTTAATTCAAGGATACTTATTTCCCATTCAGTTTATAAAAGTGTTCCCGAAGATACCTTTGAAATAGGAGAGGAGTTTATAACCAGGTTTGCAGGACACGAACATGAAAGTCAGTTATATGAGTTAAAGGGATTCAAAAAAATGGATACTCAGCTGGAACTTCAGAAATCATTAGATTACATATTTTCAAATAAAGAAAGGTTTGCCGCGAAATTCTATGAACGAGTATTTGAAAAAGCGCCTCAAGCCAGGGATCTTTTTAAAAAGAATATGAGGGACCAGGGAAGATTACTTACCCATATGCTTGGAGGTATAGTTTATTCAATGAGCAGACCTGAACACCTGGAATCCGGACTTGCCTTTCTGGGTAAAAGCCATGCCAAATATGGAGTTACAGAAGAACATTACCCTGTAGTTCTCAGCTCTATGATAGAAACCATACGAGAGGAACTTGGAGAACATAGTACTCCAGATCTTATTTCAGCCTGGGAACAGGTATTAGTCTATGTGACCGACGAAATGAAGAAATACACCAATTAA
- a CDS encoding bestrophin family ion channel has product MYVKRNYGFWMTLNWSKKPLLIGLLYSILVCAGYILIDQQFYVPWQPISIIGIAVAFYLGFKNNSSYDRTWEARKIWGSIVNNSRSFAAASVSFIQGKDDERVKKELIYRHLAWITALRHQLRLSRPWEHLENRLKEVYSPTICEDYNTKLNKELLEFISKEELSHLEGKSNLATQIMKRQAIRLQELKDLNYFDDFRHMELHQLMVSFYEDQGKSERIKNFPFPRQYASTALWLTFVFCAFVPLGLLDIFQEANNWIFWICPFFSALIIWVFFLMEKDR; this is encoded by the coding sequence ATGTATGTAAAAAGAAATTACGGTTTCTGGATGACCTTAAACTGGTCAAAAAAACCATTATTGATAGGGCTGCTATATTCAATCCTAGTTTGTGCAGGGTATATTTTGATCGATCAACAATTTTATGTCCCATGGCAACCCATTAGTATTATTGGTATTGCCGTAGCATTTTACCTGGGCTTTAAAAATAACAGCTCTTACGACCGTACCTGGGAAGCTCGAAAAATCTGGGGAAGTATAGTTAATAATAGCAGGAGCTTTGCTGCAGCTTCCGTTTCTTTCATCCAGGGGAAAGATGATGAAAGGGTTAAAAAAGAATTGATCTACAGGCATCTGGCATGGATCACTGCTTTAAGGCATCAACTTAGGTTGAGCAGACCCTGGGAGCATCTCGAAAATCGACTTAAAGAGGTTTATTCTCCTACTATTTGTGAAGATTATAATACAAAGCTTAATAAGGAATTACTTGAATTCATATCTAAGGAGGAATTATCTCACCTTGAAGGAAAATCAAATCTAGCTACCCAGATCATGAAACGCCAGGCCATAAGGTTACAGGAATTAAAGGACCTGAATTATTTTGACGATTTCAGGCATATGGAACTTCATCAACTGATGGTAAGTTTTTATGAGGATCAGGGAAAATCTGAAAGAATAAAGAATTTCCCGTTTCCAAGACAGTATGCTTCAACAGCATTATGGCTTACTTTCGTATTCTGTGCATTCGTGCCTTTAGGTCTGTTAGATATCTTTCAGGAAGCTAATAATTGGATATTCTGGATCTGTCCGTTTTTCTCCGCGCTCATTATCTGGGTTTTTTTTCTGATGGAAAAAGATCGGTGA
- a CDS encoding GNAT family N-acetyltransferase: protein MIFKPFPLLKTQRLILREPQIADWPVVSYLRTDSTVNQFVKRSSAETEEEAIEFIENALSNMANDKLVNWFICLKEDPKMIGSICLWNISEDRKTAEIGYDLNPEFWGKGIMHEAMQAVIKYGFEILALDKIEAYTSYENSTSLCLLCKNGFKLNKKKTDADNPDNRIFELIRF from the coding sequence TTGATATTCAAACCATTTCCTTTACTAAAAACTCAAAGATTAATTCTAAGAGAACCACAAATTGCTGATTGGCCCGTGGTATCATATTTAAGAACAGATAGCACCGTTAATCAATTTGTTAAGCGATCCAGTGCTGAAACTGAGGAAGAGGCTATTGAGTTTATTGAAAATGCGCTTTCAAATATGGCAAATGACAAATTGGTGAACTGGTTCATTTGCTTAAAAGAGGATCCTAAAATGATAGGTTCCATATGCCTGTGGAATATCTCAGAAGATAGAAAAACAGCAGAAATTGGTTATGACCTAAACCCTGAATTCTGGGGGAAAGGAATAATGCACGAAGCTATGCAGGCAGTGATAAAATATGGGTTCGAAATTCTCGCACTGGATAAGATCGAAGCCTACACCAGTTACGAGAACTCTACTTCTCTATGTTTACTTTGTAAAAATGGTTTTAAATTGAATAAAAAAAAAACAGATGCCGATAATCCCGATAACAGAATATTTGAGCTAATAAGATTTTAA
- a CDS encoding GNAT family N-acetyltransferase, with the protein MKENRINIRQANPEEFHEIGKLLVKVYSSLEGFPSKDEQPEYYEMLLNIGEVTRKPCTELLVAVSDNDEVLGAVVYFSDMSYYGSGGSATQEKNASGFRLLAVDPKFRGLGIGKKIVQHCIRKTIRDGNKELIIHSTEFMKIAWKMYKTLGFKRSEDLDFIQKELPVFGFRLKV; encoded by the coding sequence ATGAAAGAAAACAGAATAAATATTCGACAGGCTAATCCCGAGGAATTCCATGAGATTGGAAAATTACTGGTGAAGGTATATTCCAGTTTAGAAGGTTTTCCTTCAAAAGACGAACAACCCGAATATTATGAAATGCTTTTAAATATTGGAGAGGTAACCAGGAAGCCCTGCACCGAATTACTGGTGGCAGTTTCCGATAATGATGAAGTCCTGGGAGCCGTTGTATATTTTAGCGATATGAGCTATTATGGTTCTGGGGGTTCGGCAACCCAGGAAAAAAATGCCTCAGGATTTAGATTGCTTGCGGTAGATCCAAAATTTCGCGGTCTTGGTATAGGAAAAAAAATTGTGCAGCACTGTATAAGAAAGACTATCCGTGACGGAAATAAGGAGCTTATCATACATTCTACCGAATTCATGAAAATAGCCTGGAAAATGTATAAAACTCTTGGATTTAAAAGATCTGAAGATCTTGATTTTATACAAAAAGAACTCCCTGTTTTCGGCTTCCGTTTAAAAGTTTAG
- a CDS encoding PAS domain-containing protein, which produces MIESPWLVNILSGLIVSLILFSFGYLIGKRREKNRLKGKNIEEYDFYPFDLDEEKRLYFDLKDFRLGIYYFLKNRDYSAARQLILLGEQNEVRHKLNSNDLKQYQKLYKKYDGDSIFSDNSEFLENYKRIVRLIGDSFPELGIEILLHDLSNPAKSLCAIENNITGRKIESGATNLVLDLKTRKMQSLDKLNYELNIGARKFKCTTIPIFRKNLGLVAAICINVDVNYLQEKVMADIKNVEEFFRIFCKTEMSLNENILSKDEYRFALEGKRHWQDRTI; this is translated from the coding sequence ATGATAGAATCTCCGTGGCTCGTAAATATTCTTTCGGGATTAATCGTTTCCCTGATCCTCTTCAGTTTTGGATATTTAATTGGAAAAAGAAGAGAAAAGAACAGGCTTAAAGGAAAGAATATAGAGGAATATGACTTTTATCCCTTCGATCTGGATGAAGAAAAAAGACTCTATTTCGATCTGAAAGATTTCAGGTTAGGCATCTATTATTTTTTAAAGAATAGAGACTATTCTGCTGCCCGGCAACTTATTCTTTTAGGGGAGCAAAATGAAGTGAGGCATAAATTAAACAGTAATGATCTAAAGCAATATCAAAAGCTTTATAAGAAATATGATGGTGATTCCATTTTTAGCGATAACTCAGAATTTCTGGAAAATTATAAAAGGATCGTACGTCTCATTGGAGATTCTTTTCCTGAACTGGGTATTGAGATCTTATTGCATGATCTTTCTAATCCTGCCAAATCGTTGTGCGCAATAGAGAATAATATAACCGGCAGAAAGATTGAATCTGGAGCAACCAATTTGGTCCTGGATCTTAAAACCCGGAAAATGCAGTCGTTAGACAAACTAAATTATGAACTGAATATAGGAGCCAGAAAGTTTAAATGCACCACAATCCCGATTTTTAGGAAAAACCTTGGTCTGGTTGCGGCAATATGCATCAATGTAGATGTAAATTATTTGCAGGAAAAGGTGATGGCAGACATAAAGAATGTAGAAGAATTTTTCAGGATCTTCTGTAAGACCGAGATGAGTCTGAATGAAAATATCTTAAGTAAAGATGAATACAGGTTTGCATTAGAAGGCAAGAGGCACTGGCAGGACCGTACTATTTAA
- a CDS encoding restriction endonuclease: protein MKTHKPDIIKSSGQKVKFSFSKLRRSLLKSGANKTMVSSIIDEIRDELYNGISTKEVYNRAFALLKDYKGAFASRYGLKKSIYELGPSGFPFEKYIAEILKIQNYDTKLNATLQGVCVTHEVDIIAFKDSKRSLIECKFHNEEGRNCDVKIPLYINSRFQDIYSYEKSKHPDEGWLVTNTRFTSDAITYGNCVGIKLLSWDSPKGESLKDLIDRSGAYPVTTSTLLSSTEKEFLLNRGVILGRHVLEKPFLLDHQGISQNRKNRIISEFKILCNKDHCDEK from the coding sequence ATGAAAACTCATAAACCAGATATTATAAAATCTTCAGGACAAAAAGTAAAATTCTCATTCTCTAAATTAAGAAGATCACTTTTAAAAAGTGGAGCAAATAAAACCATGGTATCCTCTATTATCGATGAGATTAGAGATGAACTTTATAACGGTATTTCCACAAAGGAAGTTTACAACCGGGCCTTCGCTTTACTAAAGGATTATAAAGGAGCTTTTGCTTCACGCTACGGATTGAAAAAATCTATTTATGAACTGGGGCCTTCCGGCTTTCCTTTTGAAAAATATATTGCCGAAATACTTAAGATCCAGAACTATGATACCAAACTTAATGCAACGCTGCAGGGAGTTTGTGTTACCCACGAGGTTGATATAATTGCATTTAAGGATTCAAAAAGAAGTCTTATAGAATGTAAATTTCATAACGAAGAGGGTCGGAATTGTGATGTTAAGATCCCGCTTTATATAAATTCCAGATTCCAGGATATTTATTCATATGAAAAAAGTAAACATCCAGATGAGGGCTGGCTGGTAACCAATACAAGATTCACCTCAGACGCTATAACCTACGGTAATTGTGTTGGTATAAAATTATTGAGCTGGGATTCGCCAAAGGGGGAAAGTCTTAAAGATCTTATTGACAGGTCCGGCGCGTATCCCGTGACAACCTCTACCCTATTATCTTCAACTGAAAAGGAATTTCTGTTGAATCGCGGGGTTATCCTGGGAAGACATGTTTTAGAAAAACCATTTTTACTTGACCACCAGGGGATCTCACAAAACCGGAAAAACAGAATAATTTCTGAATTTAAAATTCTTTGTAATAAAGATCATTGTGATGAAAAATAA
- a CDS encoding MBL fold metallo-hydrolase has product MKNKVKIKFLGAAGTVTGSKFYLEHQNLRLLIDCGMFQGLKELRILNWENLPVDVSSIDHVIITHGHLDHTGYLPKLVKQGFQGSILSTPPSLAIAEIILEDTAKIQEEEAENANEEKYSKHSPALPLYTLDDVEKTIELFESVQPEVWTELAPDIKFRFIHAGHILGACSVELHIHEKVFMFSGDLGRSEDVLLEAPEKPKWADYLFLESTYGNKLHPEEDVEKILSTLIKEVINEQGILLIASFAVERLQILVYLLWKLFKHNKAPEIPVFIDSPMGINATHVFSSFPEYHKIATHEFEAMKNRFELVSSFKRTWEIIDKKVPRIVIAGSGMITGGRILTYLKQFIDDPSTRLLLTGFQAEGTRGRQIEDGVHEIKIRGKYYPLKAKVTKLESLSAHADQGELLNWCKNIRNVPEEVFLIHGEKQVLDAFRVKLNSEFNWNVRTPKLNEEIEIDI; this is encoded by the coding sequence ATGAAAAATAAAGTCAAGATCAAATTCCTGGGAGCGGCAGGAACGGTAACGGGATCTAAATTCTATTTAGAACATCAAAATCTCAGGCTATTGATAGATTGCGGAATGTTCCAGGGTTTGAAAGAACTTAGAATTCTAAACTGGGAAAATCTACCGGTGGATGTTAGTTCTATAGATCATGTAATTATCACCCACGGTCATCTGGACCACACAGGTTACCTTCCGAAACTTGTTAAACAAGGGTTTCAGGGATCTATATTATCAACTCCTCCCAGTCTGGCGATTGCTGAGATCATTCTAGAAGATACGGCGAAGATCCAGGAAGAAGAAGCTGAAAACGCCAATGAAGAGAAGTATTCAAAACACTCTCCGGCCTTGCCACTTTATACATTAGATGACGTGGAAAAAACCATTGAACTGTTTGAAAGTGTTCAACCAGAGGTTTGGACAGAACTTGCACCAGATATCAAATTTCGCTTTATCCATGCCGGACACATCCTGGGTGCCTGTTCTGTAGAGTTACATATTCATGAAAAAGTATTCATGTTTTCAGGAGATCTGGGAAGGAGTGAAGATGTTTTATTAGAAGCTCCTGAAAAACCTAAGTGGGCAGATTATTTGTTCCTCGAAAGCACTTATGGAAATAAACTTCATCCCGAGGAAGATGTAGAAAAGATCCTTTCCACTCTAATCAAAGAGGTCATAAATGAACAGGGAATTTTATTAATTGCTTCCTTTGCCGTGGAAAGATTACAGATACTGGTCTACCTTCTATGGAAACTGTTTAAACATAACAAAGCTCCTGAAATTCCTGTTTTCATAGATAGTCCCATGGGCATCAATGCTACCCATGTTTTCAGCAGTTTTCCTGAATATCATAAGATCGCTACACACGAATTTGAAGCAATGAAAAACAGATTCGAGCTGGTATCATCATTTAAAAGGACCTGGGAAATCATCGATAAAAAAGTTCCCAGGATTGTAATTGCAGGTAGTGGCATGATTACAGGAGGAAGAATACTTACTTATTTAAAACAGTTTATAGATGATCCAAGCACCCGTCTATTGCTTACAGGTTTTCAGGCTGAAGGCACCCGTGGCCGGCAAATAGAGGATGGAGTTCATGAAATTAAGATCAGGGGAAAATATTACCCGTTAAAGGCGAAGGTCACTAAACTGGAAAGTCTTTCTGCACATGCAGATCAGGGTGAATTACTGAATTGGTGTAAGAACATCAGGAACGTGCCTGAGGAAGTTTTTTTGATACACGGCGAAAAACAGGTATTAGATGCCTTCAGAGTTAAACTTAACTCAGAATTTAACTGGAATGTGAGAACCCCTAAGCTGAATGAAGAAATAGAGATCGATATATAG
- a CDS encoding DUF302 domain-containing protein: MNYYYNRKIKGDFEEIMEKVKKELEKEGFGVLTEINVNETFKKKLDVDFRRYHILGACNAPYAYKAIGTEDKIGTMLPCNVILQQITDNEVEVAAVNPKASMQSVENNELSDIADSIAEKLQKVVQNI; encoded by the coding sequence ATGAATTATTATTATAACAGGAAGATCAAGGGCGATTTCGAAGAGATAATGGAGAAGGTGAAAAAGGAACTCGAAAAAGAAGGCTTCGGGGTTTTAACCGAAATCAATGTAAATGAAACCTTCAAAAAGAAACTTGATGTCGATTTTAGAAGATACCACATTCTCGGTGCCTGTAATGCTCCTTATGCCTATAAAGCAATTGGAACGGAGGATAAGATTGGAACCATGTTACCCTGTAATGTAATCCTTCAACAGATTACAGATAATGAGGTAGAAGTTGCAGCTGTTAATCCAAAGGCCTCCATGCAATCTGTCGAGAATAACGAACTAAGTGATATTGCCGATTCAATCGCAGAAAAGCTGCAAAAAGTTGTGCAGAACATCTAA
- a CDS encoding Hsp20/alpha crystallin family protein: MSLVKSKKQRFPFINGGLAKSFGLDDLFYDDFFTKQDLPAMNVKEHEDEFEIEFAVPGYSKEDFEVSIEDDILYVSADKSLDNVEDEDGYTRREFSYSNFQRTLQLPKSVDTSKDVKAKYKNGVLKLTLMKDAEAMKSRRKEIEIS, encoded by the coding sequence ATGTCACTGGTTAAATCTAAAAAGCAAAGATTCCCTTTCATTAATGGTGGTCTTGCTAAATCATTTGGATTAGATGATTTGTTCTATGATGACTTCTTTACTAAACAAGATCTTCCTGCTATGAATGTAAAAGAACATGAAGACGAATTCGAGATCGAATTTGCAGTTCCAGGATATTCAAAAGAAGATTTTGAAGTTAGTATTGAAGATGATATTCTATACGTTTCAGCAGATAAAAGTTTAGACAATGTAGAGGATGAAGATGGTTATACAAGAAGAGAATTTAGTTACTCTAATTTCCAAAGAACTCTTCAATTACCAAAAAGTGTAGATACTTCAAAAGATGTGAAAGCCAAATACAAAAACGGAGTATTAAAACTTACCTTAATGAAAGATGCCGAAGCAATGAAATCACGAAGAAAAGAAATCGAGATTTCTTAA
- a CDS encoding MBL fold metallo-hydrolase — protein sequence MKVEQIYTGCLAHAAYYIENNKEAAIFDPLREVQPYLDRAKKDNARIKYVFETHFHADFVSGHLDLKKKAGAEIVFGPLAKPDYEATIAKDGQVFEVGDYKVKVIHTPGHTMESTTYLLIDENGKEHGLITGDTLFIGDVGRPDLAQHVVADLTERKLAGHLYDSLRYKIMPLNDDLIIYPNHGAGSACGKKMSNETTDTLGHQKKVNYALQDMSKEEFIDALLEGLTKPPGYFPQNVLLNIKGYDSFDKVMHRAKKGLTPSLFISEAEKSGALILDTRSAEDFAKAFIPNSINIGLDGSFAPWVGEMIPSVDNPILLVTYAGKEEESITRLSRVGYDNVIGYLEGGFDAWLKAKQEFDHIERISAEEFEKMYLNETLKVIDVRKKSEYNSEHIRGAVNIPLNEINQHLEEIPKDEFFVLHCEGGYRSMIAASILKQRGWETFADLRGGFKEILQTKVPRSEYTLPKSLL from the coding sequence ATGAAAGTAGAACAGATATATACAGGATGCTTAGCCCATGCAGCGTATTATATAGAAAATAACAAGGAAGCTGCAATTTTTGATCCTTTGAGAGAAGTTCAACCTTATCTGGACAGGGCTAAAAAAGATAATGCCAGGATCAAATATGTTTTCGAAACTCATTTTCATGCAGATTTTGTGAGCGGTCATCTTGATCTAAAAAAGAAAGCTGGTGCAGAAATAGTTTTTGGACCTCTGGCTAAACCAGATTATGAAGCAACCATCGCTAAAGACGGACAGGTCTTTGAAGTAGGGGATTACAAGGTTAAAGTAATTCATACTCCGGGCCATACAATGGAAAGTACAACATATCTATTAATAGACGAAAATGGTAAAGAACACGGCCTTATCACCGGGGACACTCTATTTATAGGGGATGTAGGAAGACCAGATCTCGCACAGCATGTAGTAGCAGATCTTACCGAACGTAAACTTGCCGGACATTTGTATGATTCTCTTAGATATAAGATCATGCCTTTAAATGATGATCTTATAATTTATCCTAATCACGGTGCCGGTTCTGCCTGTGGTAAGAAAATGAGCAATGAGACCACAGATACCCTGGGCCATCAAAAAAAAGTGAATTATGCCTTACAGGATATGTCCAAAGAGGAATTTATAGATGCTTTGCTTGAAGGTTTAACCAAACCGCCAGGATATTTTCCGCAGAATGTACTTTTGAATATTAAGGGATATGATAGTTTTGATAAGGTAATGCACCGGGCAAAAAAGGGGCTAACTCCTTCATTGTTCATTAGCGAGGCAGAAAAATCTGGTGCGTTGATACTGGATACCAGAAGTGCGGAAGATTTTGCCAAAGCCTTTATCCCCAACAGTATTAATATTGGTCTGGATGGAAGCTTTGCTCCATGGGTTGGTGAGATGATCCCCAGCGTGGATAACCCAATTCTTCTGGTTACCTATGCCGGGAAAGAGGAGGAATCTATCACCAGGCTTTCCAGGGTTGGCTACGACAATGTAATTGGATACCTGGAAGGAGGTTTTGATGCCTGGTTAAAAGCCAAACAGGAATTTGATCATATTGAAAGGATCTCAGCTGAAGAATTTGAGAAAATGTACCTTAATGAAACCCTTAAGGTCATAGACGTTCGTAAGAAAAGCGAATATAATTCTGAACATATTAGGGGAGCTGTAAATATTCCTCTTAACGAGATAAACCAACATCTGGAAGAGATACCTAAAGATGAATTTTTTGTGCTGCATTGTGAAGGAGGCTATAGAAGTATGATCGCTGCCTCTATATTGAAACAGAGAGGATGGGAGACGTTTGCAGATCTAAGAGGGGGATTTAAGGAAATCCTTCAAACCAAAGTGCCCAGGTCTGAATACACCTTGCCTAAATCACTGTTGTAA